The Triticum aestivum cultivar Chinese Spring chromosome 3A, IWGSC CS RefSeq v2.1, whole genome shotgun sequence genome includes a region encoding these proteins:
- the LOC123057482 gene encoding putative invertase inhibitor — protein MRHRQALSCLTLLFFILVSSSASTLDDTCKSVAARNKYISYNYCILFFQANNTNPTADKRGLVVIAIKITQVEAANTRKRIDALMASGTDKKVNGCLFECHVHYTITLNCLEAAVKGIESGNLQDTEVTLRGVISRIDTCEEGFRKLGIKSLLAAEDATFTAGCSIALTITSML, from the coding sequence ATGAGGCACCGTCAAGCTCtctcgtgtctcaccctcctcttcttcatcctcgtcTCATCCAGCGCTTCCACTCTAGATGACACATGCAAGTCCGTCGCCGCAAGAAACAAGTACATCTCCTACAACTACTGCATCTTGTTCTTCCAAGCCAACAACACCAACCCCACTGCGGACAAGCGCGGCCTCGTCGTCATCGCCATAAAGATCACCCAAGTAGAGGCTGCGAACACCCGCAAGCGCATCGATGCCCTAATGGCCTCGGGGACGGACAAGAAGGTCAACGGGTGCCTCTTCGAGTGTCACGTGCACTACACGATCACACTGAACTGTCTTGAAGCCGCGGTGAAGGGCATCGAGTCAGGTAATTTGCAGGACACGGAGGTGACCCTCAGAGGAGTGATATCGCGCATCGACACCTGCGAGGAAGGGTTCCGCAAGCTAGGCATCAAGTCGCTTctggccgccgaggatgccacgtTCACTGCAGGCTGCTCCATCGCTCTCACTATAACGAGCATGTTGTAA
- the LOC123059787 gene encoding UDP-glycosyltransferase 72B1: MEEANGGVLCRGGTAEAGAGAEAGRAPHVAMLVTPGMGHLIPLAELAKRLAARHGATATLITFASTASATQRAFLASLPPAIASLSLPPVDLSDLPPDAAIETLMSEECARVVPALTGVLSGLKETTRLVAFVADLFGADSFDAAAAAGVARRYLFFPTNLHVLTLILHLPELDVSMPGEFRDLAEPVRLPGCVPIPGPDILSPLQDKSNPCYRWMVHHARRYRDAEAILVNSFDAVEPDVARVLRAPQPGRPPVYNIGPLIKTDAVETDNEPRAPCLWLDRQPPRSVIFVSFGSGGSLPAEQMRELALGLEQSGQRFLWVVRSPSDEGAVNANYYDAESKKDPLPYLPEGFVERTKEVGLLVPSWAPQIKVLAHEATGGFLVHCGWNSVLESLVHGVPMVAWPLFAEQRQNAVMLSEGVGAAIRVPDTKRREEIAAAVREVMAGQGKGAEVRAKVAELQKAAAEGLREGGAATTALDEVVHKWIGGGDK, from the coding sequence ATGGAGGAGGCCAACGGCGGCGTGCTCTGCCGCGGCGGCACGGCcgaggcgggggcgggggcggaggcTGGCCGCGCGCCGCACGTGGCGATGCTGGTGACGCCGGGGATGGGCCACCTGATCCCGCTGGCGGAGCTGGCCAAGCGTCTCGCGGCGCGGCACGGCGCCACGGCCACGCTCATCACCTTcgcctccaccgcctccgccaCGCAGCGGGCCTTCCTCGCCTCCCTCCCGCCGGCCATCGCCTCTCTGTCTCTCCCTCCCGTCGACCTCTCCGAcctgccgcccgacgccgccaTCGAGACGCTCATGTCCGAGGAGTGCGCCCGCGTGGTGCCCGCGCTCACGGGGGTCCTCTCAGGGCTGAAGGAGACGACAAGGCTGGTCGCGTTCGTCGCCGACCTCTTCGGGGCCGACTCCTTCGACGCCGCGGCGGCCGCCGGCGTGGCGAGGAGGTACCTGTTTTTCCCGACGAATCTTCACGTCCTCACGCTCATCCTCCACCTTCCGGAGCTCGACGTCTCCATGCCCGGCGAGTTCCGGGACCTCGCCGAGCCCGTCAGGCTGCCCGGCTGCGTGCCCATACCGGGGCCGGACATCCTCTCGCCGCTCCAGGACAAGTCCAACCCCTGCTACCGCTGGATGGTGCACCACGCCAGGCGCTACCGCGACGCCGAGGCCATCCTCGTCAACTCCTTCGACGCCGTCGAGCCTGACGTCGCCCGGGTCCTCCGTGCCCCACAGCCCGGCCGCCCTCCGGTGTACAACATCGGCCCGCTCATAAAGACCGACGCCGTCGAGACTGACAACGAGCCGCGTGCACCGTGCCTTTGGCTGGACCGGCAGCCGCCCAGGTCGGTCATCTTCGTCTCCTTCGGCTCCGGCGGCTCGCTTCCGGCGGAGCAGATGCGGGAGCTCGCGCTGGGGCTGGAGCAGAGCGGACAACGCTTCCTGTGGGTGGTGCGGAGCCCGAGCGACGAGGGCGCGGTGAACGCCAACTACTACGACGCGGAGAGCAAGAAGGACCCCCTACCCTACCTCCCAGAGGGGTTCGTCGAGAGGACCAAGGAGGTGGGCCTCCTCGTGCCGTCATGGGCCCCGCAGATAAAGGTGCTGGCCCACGAGGCCACGGGAGGCTTCCTGGTGCACTGCGGGTGGAACTCGGTGCTGGAGAGCCTGGTGCACGGCGTGCCGATGGTCGCCTGGCCCCTCTTCGCGGAGCAGCGGCAGAACGCCGTGATGCTGAGCGAGGGGGTCGGCGCCGCGATACGGGTGCCGGAcacgaagaggagggaggagatcGCCGCGGCGGTGAGGGAGGTGATGGCAGGGCAGGGCAAGGGCGCCGAGGTGCGGGCCAAGGTGGCGGAGCTGCagaaggcggcggcggagggcctCCGCGAGGGGGGCGCCGCCACGACGGCGCTGGATGAGGTGGTGCATAAATGGATCGGCGGCGGGGACAAGTAG